Proteins from a genomic interval of Aerosakkonema funiforme FACHB-1375:
- the rpsU gene encoding 30S ribosomal protein S21, with protein sequence MTQVIVGENEGLESALRRFKRQVSKAGIFSDIKRLRHFETPPEKRKRKAIARRRKRRFNKSR encoded by the coding sequence CCCAAGTGATTGTAGGGGAAAATGAAGGGCTTGAATCAGCTTTACGTCGATTTAAGCGTCAGGTCTCCAAAGCGGGGATTTTTTCAGATATAAAGCGTCTGCGCCACTTCGAGACACCTCCGGAAAAACGCAAGCGCAAAGCTATTGCAAGAAGGCGCAAGAGGAGATTTA